The following proteins are encoded in a genomic region of Ostrea edulis chromosome 7, xbOstEdul1.1, whole genome shotgun sequence:
- the LOC125656952 gene encoding kielin/chordin-like protein — protein MLVFFVTLTFAIVSLIHGRSYYPQTPDYLKCRYGKYFKDIGQRPTCNPFAQSCPSGFFCGGGPADEQGFCCKSKNPCKLGNPYTRNGDAPHCLGANGVRCPRGYACIGTKTSSSVCCRGCTYHGQSYQPRQIFQNSVGQRCTCGEDGQVTCSNSPVTCRANGREYKVGESFRQDCNGCTCRSDGQIVCTLIACETNCYHNGKKYSKGESFPSTDGCNTCTCGSNGSVGCTKISCPKFCYYRGRKYTPRESFPAIDGCNTCTCEVTGGVSCTEIGCNPGGYVG, from the exons ATGCTTGTTTTCTTTGTTACTTTAACATTCGCCATCGTTTCTCTGATCCACGGCAGATCCT ATTATCCCCAAACACCCGATTATCTGAAATGCCGATACGGTAAATACTTTAAGGACATCGGTCAGCGCCCGACCTGTAACCCCTTTGCACAGTCTTGTCCTTCCGGTTTCTTTTGTGGAGGTGGTCCGGCTGATGAGCAAGGTTTCTGCTGTAAAT CGAAAAACCCGTGTAAACTTGGGAATCCTTACACACGTAATGGCGACGCCCCTCATTGTTTGGGAGCGAATGGAGTCCGCTGTCCACGGGGATATGCCTGTATAGGAACAAAGACATCCTCATCAGTGTGTTGTCGAG GATGCACGTACCATGGACAGTCATATCAACCAAGACAAATTTTTCAAAACAGCGTGGGACAACGTTGTACTTGTGGTGAAGACGGTCAAGTAACGTGCTCAAACAGTCCAGTCA CGTGCAGAGCTAACGGAAGAGAATACAAAGTAGGAGAGTCATTCAGACAAGACTGCAATGGATGTACCTGCCGATCTGATGGCCAGATAGTCTGCACACTAATAGCTTGTGAGACCAACTGTTATCATAATGGCAAAAAATACTCAAAGGGAGAGAGCTTCCCATCAACAGATGGTTGCAATACCTGCACGTGTGGGAGTAACGGCAGTGTAGGATGCACCAAAATATCATGTCCGAAATTCTGTTATTATCGTGGAAGAAAGTACACACCAAGAGAGAGTTTCCCGGCGATAGATGGTTGCAACACCTGTACCTGTGAAGTAACCGGGGGCGTGTCTTGTACAGAAATAGGCTGCAATCCAG GTGGATATGTTGGTTGA